CTGAGAGGTGGAGCTTTCAAGGGATTCCTGACCGGTAATCAGGGAACGGCTGTTGGAGCCGTTGAAATTGTCGCGTCCTGTGTAACCGGCTTCGGCGGTCAACTGCGGCAGGAGGTCGAGGTTGGATGCTGTGAGGTTCTGCTGGGCAAGCGCCGTTTCCATCAGTTTGAGGCGTTGGTCGAGATTATATTTGAGTGCACGGGCGATGGCCTCGTAAAGGGTGATCGGTGCCGTAACCTTTTCCTGGCCCTTAAAGAGAAGGTCGCGGTCGGCTTCCACACGCTTCACATGGTCAGCCATCGTCATGGGTTCTGGCGTAACGGAACATCCGGCGAGGATGACTGAGGCGCCCAGCACCAAGGCAACGGATAATCCCGGGCCATAGGCGGGTGGCTTTTGTGCTTTTGCTACGGGTGAACGGAAATGCGACGCTGCAGACCTGATTATCATATTTATGATCTACCCTTCAGTGTATCCGTTAAAATAGTTTCCCTTATACCGGTAGATCTGGCAAGCTGTGCGGAAAAGCCTTCCTGCCTTTGGGAGAAATCTTCCGGGGAGAGTTGGTCGTTTTCCGCGCCGCCGTCGACACCAAAGCCACCGTTGCCCAACATGGAATCAACAAGGTCAGACAGGCCGAGGCCTGCGCCGGTCAGATTGTTGAAATCCTGCCCGGTGAGACCGTTCAGACCACCGTCATTCGGCGTAGTTGCGGAAGGGGTGGATGTACGTTCGGCGCCGTAGAACTGGTTTAGTGCATTGTCATTGCCGGTGACCGCATTACGGACAACCGTCAGGGCATCGATCCCTGCACTGGGGTCGCCCAGTATTTCTGAAGAGGAACTCTGGTTGTTCGTCAGAAGCACGGAAACGGAGGTTATTGTGTCCGACGCGCCAGTGTCACCCGTGTCAGAGGATAGAAGTGGATCCAGAACCGAGTTCCCGAATGTCCGGGGCCCTTCAGAGTCTAAAAGGGAATCGGGTTCCGGTACGGCGGAGGAGGGGGCGGTCTGTCCTTGCCCGCTATTTTGGCTGACATTCAGTGACGTTGAATCATCTGAATTCGCAGTGAATCCTGAAACGGTAACTCCTGAATTTGTCGAAACATCTGTGCTGCCGGGTGCCTGAGCCAACCAGTTGTCGGCCGCGGTCAAACCGTAAACGGTGCCGGTGTTTTCATTCGTGTTCAGGATTGCCTCGACGGCCGCGGTGTCTGTTGCGTTCAAGGTTACGCTGAATTGTGTGGCGGAGGAGACATCGACGTCAGCCGTTGTCGTCAGGGTATAACTGCTGCCGGGGCCCGTAAGGGTCAGAAGCGATATGTCGATGTCATTTGCTGCGCCACTTTTACCGACGAAGTTGGCGCCTGTGACGGTGAGAGTGTTTGTTGACGCGTCATACGATGCGGATGTGATCGTTGGTGATGCATAATTGGAGACGGAAATCCCGTTGGTACCGTCCGCGATGTTGAGTGACGAGGCGGACCCGGTCATCCAGTCTTCGGCAGCGGCGACATTATAAGTGGTCGAATCGTCAGACGCCGTTCCATCTTTGTTGAGCAAGCCTTCCACAAAAAGCTGGTCAGTGGCGCTGAGGGCCAGTGTCGCGCTGGTGGCTGATGTGATCTCCACGTCCGCCGTGTCGGTAAGGGTATAGGTTGTTCCACCTTCGCCGGTCAGTGTCAGCAGGGAGGCATCAATGTCGTTGGCCGAGCCGGATTGAGCAATGAAATTGCTGCCGGTCAGGACCAACTGCCCCGTACTCCAGTCATAGGTAGCACTCGTGATTGACGGTGCCGCGAAATTGGAAACCGTAATGCCGTTGCCGGTCAGGTCAGCCACATTGACGGCGCTGTCTGCACCCGCGGCCCAGTCTTCGGCGGCAGCGAGATTGTAGGTGGTGCCGTCCGCGGCGCTTGTGCCATTAGCCTGGGTCAATGCCTCAACCCCGGCAGCATCGGTTGCGGACAATGTGATGGTAAAGCTGGTCCCGCTGGTGATCTCCACATCGGTTGCGGATGTCAGTGTATAGCTTGCTCCACCTTCACCGGTGATAGTCAGCTTGGAAACATCAATGTCGTTGGCCGCGCCGGAGGATTGAAGGAAACCCGTGCCGGTCACTACAAGCTGGTTCGTTGAAACATCGTAGGTGGCCGACGTGATTGTCGGCGCGGCGACGTTGGAGACGGTAATGGCGTTGCCGGTTGTGTCACTGGTATCGCCGCTGGTCACGTTGGTGTCCCAGTCATCCGCCGCCGCTATGTTGAAGGCGGTGCCACCTGTGGAACTGCTGCCGTTCTTATTCAGAATCTGGTCGAGTGCCGCCTTGTCGGTCGCTGACAGAGTCAGGGTGAATTGCGAAACCGAATCCCGTTCCACATCCGCTGTGTCGGTCAGTGTGTAGGTGATTCCGCCTTCACCCGTGATAGTGAATTTGGAGGCGTCGATATCGCTTCCGCCACCATTGGCCTGGATATTTGTTCCGGTGACTACAAGTGTACCGGTCGAGGCGTCATAGGTCGCGGAGGTGACTTTCGGGTTGATTGTCACTGTGACGCCATTGCCAGCGGTATCGGAAATATTCGCGGCGGAATCCGCAGCGGTCATCCAGTCGTCGGCAACCGCAATATTGTAGGTGGTACCACCGGAGGAACTGGTTCCGATCTGGTCCAGCAAAGCGTCCACATTGGTTTTATCGCTGCCGCTCAGGGTTACAGAAAAGGTGGTTCCGTCCGTGATTTCCACATCGCTGGCCGAGGCCAGGGTATAGCTGCCCCCTTCGCCGGTCAGGGTTATGGTCGATATATCGATATCGTTACTGGCGCCGCTGGCTTTTGTGAAATTCGTTCCCGTGACTGTCAGAAGGCCACTGTCTGAATCATAAGTGGCGGAGGTGACCGTCGGGGCCGTGACGTTGGAGACGGTTACCGCCGTGGTGGCATCCGCCACATTATTCGCACTGGGGGACCCGGCCATCCAGCCGTCGGCCGCCGCGACGTTATAGGTTGTGCTGTCGCTGGAGGCGGCGCCGTCCTTGTTCAACAGTCCTTCAACATAAAGCTGGTCAGTTGTGCTGAGCGTCAGCGTGGCCGATGTCGCCGATGTGATCTCCACATCCGCCGTGTTTGTCAGGGTATAGCTTGCCCCGCCTTCGCCAGTAATCGTCAGGAGAGAGGCGTCGATATCATTGGTGGCACCGGAAAGAGATACGAAATTGCTACCGGTAAGAACCAGTTGGCCCGATGTCCAGTCATAGGTCGCCGATGTGATGGAGGGGACGGAATAGTTGGAAACCGTGATGCCGTTGCCCGTCAGGTCGGCGATGTTGCTGCTGGCCGCCGCACCAGCCATCCAGTTGTCGGCAGCGGCAATATTATAGGTAGTTGCGTCATCAGAGGATGCGCCATCTTTATTGAGCAGGTTTTCAACGCCTGTGATGTCAGCACCGGTTAGCGTGAGCGAAAATGTAGTGCCATTCGTGATTTCGACGTCACTTGCGCTGGTCAGGGTATAGGTCGAGCCGCCTTCGCCGGTGAATGTCAGTTTGGAAATGTCGACGTCATTACTCGCGCCACTTTTTGAGACAAAATTTGTACCCGTGACTGTCAACGTATTGGTGCTGTAGTCATAGGCGGCGGAGGTTATGGTGGGCGCGGTATAGTTGGAAACCGTGATGCCGGTCGTGGCGTCGGCAATATTGTTGCCTGTCGGTGCTCCGACCATCCAATTGTCGGCGGCTGCCACGTTGTAAGTTGTGCTGCTGCCGTCCGAAGACGTGCCGTCCTTGTTCAATAATCCGTTGATGGCCAGTATGTCGGTTGCACTTAAGGTGACTGTTGCGCTGGTGGCGGAGGTGATGTCCACGTCCGAGGTGTTAGTGAGAGTATAAGTGCTCCCACCTTCACCGGTGATTGTCAGCAAAGAGGCGTCGATGTCGTTGGAGGCCCCGGATGCAGACACGAAATTCGTGCCTGTGAGGGTTAGAACGCCAGAGCTCCAATCATAAGTAGCCGAGGAAACGACGGGGGAGGCGTAGTTGGAAACCGTGACGGCATTGGTGGCGTCGGAGATATCTGCTGCCACGGGGGCCTGGATCATCCAGTCGTCTGCAGCCGCCAGGTTGAAGGTCGTGCCCGATGTCGCGGAGGTGGTGCCGTCTTTGTTGAGCAGGCTCTCGACGCCGGTGATGTCCGCGCCGGTCAGCACAAGGGTGAATTGTGTGTCCGACGTGATGTCGATGTCGGAGGCGCCGGTCAGGGTATAGGTCGAACCGCCTTCGCCGGTGACGGTCAGCTTGGAAATGTCGACGTCATTGTTCGCCCCATTTTGGG
The Aestuariispira ectoiniformans genome window above contains:
- a CDS encoding DUF4347 domain-containing protein, whose amino-acid sequence is MKSFGSTPSPCKSRMAFTLEPRFMFDAAGAATGVEVAEQTASAAEATAAAVSDGDGSTPQNSTKEVYFIDASVADAETLVADLGDDADVVKLQSGKDSLQQIADYLSDKGSLDAIHILSHGEEGTVFLGDSTLNSNTLSDYSALLGQIGQSLTESGDILLYGCNIGASGAGSQFVSDLAVATNADVAASDDVTGIHGDWELETTSGVIDVDISIVASAMENYEHDLATFDFTTSSDNGSNVTTTVSTVTLTATSSNGAAVGVTGAGGYGGTSGNILLADTGGATASSLTLTFDKAVDITSIRAVDTLGGSATNWTFTPDSGGAVVQSVDGTTGVTVSLNFSAVNSVTITSAGNVDFGVDTIIFTVAATDPTITSATYDASSGNLTVTGTNFTATAGATNDIDASKLTITGEGGSTYTLTDTSDVEITSATEFTLSLSATDKAAIDQILNKDGASSTGGTSYDVDGAAGFVVDSGSISDTGVNGITVSNVPTPTISSATYDYSTNTLTVTGTGFVKSAGASNDIDISKLTFTGEGGATYTLTSASDVEITNGTTFSLTLSGADITGVESLLNKDGTSADNGTTYNLAAAEDWAAGADAAVAVADLTGNGITVSNYAVPAITSATYNASTNALVLIGTNFVLKSGATNDIDASTLTITGEGGATYTLTDTSDVEITSATSATLTLSSTDAAAVEGLLNKDGTTSATSGTTFNLAAADDWMTGSPAGNAIADATTGITVSNYASPTITSASYDYNANTLTVTGTNFVSQNGANNDVDISKLTVTGEGGSTYTLTGASDIDITSDTQFTLVLTGADITGVESLLNKDGTTSATSGTTFNLAAADDWMIQAPVAADISDATNAVTVSNYASPVVSSATYDWSSGVLTLTGTNFVSASGASNDIDASLLTITGEGGSTYTLTNTSDVDITSATSATVTLSATDILAINGLLNKDGTSSDGSSTTYNVAAADNWMVGAPTGNNIADATTGITVSNYTAPTITSAAYDYSTNTLTVTGTNFVSKSGASNDVDISKLTFTGEGGSTYTLTSASDVEITNGTTFSLTLTGADITGVENLLNKDGASSDDATTYNIAAADNWMAGAAASSNIADLTGNGITVSNYSVPSITSATYDWTSGQLVLTGSNFVSLSGATNDIDASLLTITGEGGASYTLTNTADVEITSATSATLTLSTTDQLYVEGLLNKDGAASSDSTTYNVAAADGWMAGSPSANNVADATTAVTVSNVTAPTVTSATYDSDSGLLTVTGTNFTKASGASNDIDISTITLTGEGGSYTLASASDVEITDGTTFSVTLSGSDKTNVDALLDQIGTSSSGGTTYNIAVADDWMTAADSAANISDTAGNGVTVTINPKVTSATYDASTGTLVVTGTNIQANGGGSDIDASKFTITGEGGITYTLTDTADVERDSVSQFTLTLSATDKAALDQILNKNGSSSTGGTAFNIAAADDWDTNVTSGDTSDTTGNAITVSNVAAPTITSATYDVSTNQLVVTGTGFLQSSGAANDIDVSKLTITGEGGASYTLTSATDVEITSGTSFTITLSATDAAGVEALTQANGTSAADGTTYNLAAAEDWAAGADSAVNVADLTGNGITVSNFAAPSITSATYDWSTGQLVLTGSNFIAQSGSANDIDASLLTLTGEGGTTYTLTDTADVEITSATSATLALSATDQLFVEGLLNKDGTASDDSTTYNVAAAEDWMTGSASSLNIADGTNGISVSNYASPTITSASYDASTNTLTVTGANFVGKSGAANDIDISLLTLTGPGSSYTLTTTADVDVSSATQFSVTLNATDTAAVEAILNTNENTGTVYGLTAADNWLAQAPGSTDVSTNSGVTVSGFTANSDDSTSLNVSQNSGQGQTAPSSAVPEPDSLLDSEGPRTFGNSVLDPLLSSDTGDTGASDTITSVSVLLTNNQSSSSEILGDPSAGIDALTVVRNAVTGNDNALNQFYGAERTSTPSATTPNDGGLNGLTGQDFNNLTGAGLGLSDLVDSMLGNGGFGVDGGAENDQLSPEDFSQRQEGFSAQLARSTGIRETILTDTLKGRS